In Phoenix dactylifera cultivar Barhee BC4 chromosome 1, palm_55x_up_171113_PBpolish2nd_filt_p, whole genome shotgun sequence, the genomic stretch TGGGACTTTGTGAGTGACCTATGACGAGAACACCTTCACTTTGGAACACATGCTTTGGCCAATCTACCTCTCTGAACACCAGCCATTAGAAGGCTACTCATGCTCCTTTTCAGAGAGCAAATTTTGCAGCTCGCAGGAAGGCAAAATTGCATCACATGAAGTCAAAAACCACGTGTTTGGACAAAACTGTTGTCAGGCCAGTCCACTACAAGTACAGTACGATGCGTAATTCTGTGCATGAGTTTAATCTCTAAAGAAAATTCTAATCTCTTTactgaaagaaagaaataacaaTTTGTCCCATCAACGCCCAAAGACCTATTCAAATGAAGCCTAGTCAGCATGAAGTTGACCCTAGAATGGGGAGAGCCACTCGCGGATTCCACAATCCTCTCCATCGATTTATGTCCCCTTCTCCACTCCATCCCTCGAAGCAcgttttaaaagaagaaaaagtttgGCCACTTAAAATAACACAATCTAGAAAGATTCCATTTACCACAAGACAGAGAGATATATTGTATCataataatatttacatgtgtCAATgcattcttctctctttctcctccctcTCACAAAAGCAAAAGTtaacctctctttctctccctaaTCCTTTACCTTTTTCCTCATGAGAAAAACCCATTAGTTCTGCTGTCAGTGGAGTTTGTCCTTGGCATCAGTTGGTTGGACAtgccatccaagaaaaagccatcAGTCACCTCCATGTTAGCCCTTGGGTTGCTAAAACCTTGAAGAAAAATATCATGGCTACCATCAAAAATGGCACCATCATAtgattgctgctgctgctgctgctgctgctgctgaggTTGGTAGTGCTGTCCTTGATGTTGGTGCTGGAAAGATTGCCTTTGgtattgctgctgctgctgctgctgctgctgctgctgctgctgctggtgaAGGTGCCCGAAGGGCACCACCGTGGCTTGGCGACGAGGATCATTAAAATTAAGCCCGAAGTTGATCATTGGCCGGTTGCTAGGCTGATAACTAGACGAATACGGTCCCGAGGGGATGCCGGTGAATTGCTGCACCATTGCACGGAAATTGGTGGTGTCGGTGTTGAGTAGCGTCGTCGGGGCCCTTCTGGAGGCCCTCGATCGCCGGCGGGCCGACTTCCCCACCCGGCCCTCGATAGCTTGGTGCGAAGTCGGGCTGCCGCTCGATCCGGCGACAGCCGGGCTCGACGTGGTTGTGACCACCGTCGAGTCGGCAACGGCGGACACGCGGCTGAGCCTGGCCGGCGTGGCGGTCGCGGGGGATCCTAAGCCGTGCTGGCCGTAGATCTGAGCCCACTCCGCCGGGCTTGCGCTGGTGTCGCTCGTGGCCATGGCTGGGTGGACTGGTGGAGGCTCCGGAGGGGGAGCCAAAGGTTGGCCTGGTTTATGTAGAGGAGGGTGGCGTCAAAAGGGATGACTCTAGATGAAATCCTGGCCGTCAATCATTCGAAGGAATGAGATCGAGGGGCCGTAGGGACGTCACgtgggatttttgaagcttcCTCTTGAGTAGGTCTGGGGCGGTTCTTCGGGAAGAGGTTGAGGTTCGAGGAAGCTTCCTCGATCAATTCTTGTGACGTGGCGATTTCTGAGTGGTGATGTCACCTGCTTCGTGACTTTGACTTGTGGGAATAGGGGTGGGGTGTCGGCTTGGCTTAACTAGCAGTCTTGAGTCTGAACTctaatcttctctctctctctctctctctctctctctctctcaagcaTGTGGTCGAATGTTCTCCGTGGACTAGTTTTGCTGACCATTTTCTTTGATGGAACAAAGCTTTATTAAATGCCGTTCTTTACTTCAAAATAGGGGAGGGTGAAGCATTTCAGAGGCATGGCTGCACTTTGCAGCCCTCTTGTTTGACTTGGATTAATCAGCAATCAGAGCTAAGGCCTTTTAGTGTTTACTTCCATTTTATAGACTTGTATTCTGCTTTCATGCACAAGGCAAAgactgaaaataaataaaattgttaCTGAAACAAAGACTTGAGTGTTTGATTTTTGTTTAGGAAGCCTCAATCGTCAAATTGCTGCTAATTgggaaactatatttatttttttgggtacaacggCCGATCACACTGCTCTAGTGTGAGTGCTGTCCACAGAGTCAAGGGAAAGAACATGGCATAAAGATGGAGGGGCGGCTACAAAGCATGTCTAAAGGACTTTTTCCGAGTGGTGAGCCATGAAGAAGACGACCTAATCTGCAGCTTTATTACCTCCCGATACACATGAGCAGTCTGAAATGAGACGCAATCTCTCACTATCCTGTGGATATCTCTGAGCAATGGGTGGCCATCACCCTCTAATCCTCATCCCGAATCCACTTGACCACCATCGTTGAgtctctttctagaaagatattGTCAGCCCCTAGGATACGCCTCACGAAGGTGATACCCTTCCACGCTGCCTTGAGCTCCGCCCTAATAGTTATCATGTCATAGATGCGACGCCTCCCACGGCAATCAACTTGGAGTTGTGATCCCTGATCACAAAACCCATATCTCCTCTGTCTCCATCTGCCGATACATTGCTATCAAATTCACCTTGAGATAGCCagagggtgggggctcccaaaaGACAAACGTAAATTTGGAGGAACTAGAACTTTAGTTGCCTAAGTTATCATAAGATGAGTCATGTGGGCTTGAGAGCTTGAATTTTGGAGCATAAGCCTTGTATGTGTAGGTTGAAGATAGGGTTAAGTTAAGATTTTAACCTAGACCTATACCCATTAAGATTTTGGGTCTAACTTTTGTTCCATAACCGATCATTAAGGATCGGGTAGGGTTCGAGTTCGAGTAAAAATATATGTATCGGGTTTGTGAAGGGTGGACCTTGAGTCCAAGTACCCATAAGGTATCAAATCCTATATAATGATCATGCACTAAAAATTGGAAAGGTATACTTTGCTTAAAATCAAGTATAAATACTCAAACATATTCTaacatttcattatttttattttttaatttaaagatTTATAAATAAAACTAAGATCATAtgtatggatggatggatgtgaTAAACTAGGTAATTTATGCGAGTTTAGATCCGGTTCTGGTCAGGTACCGAGATTGCATATTAGAGTCACAACTAGGGTATAACATAAGTTTTCTATTCGGCTAGGATTAAAAGTAGAAGAAGGAATTAATCTAGGATGGATTACTAAAACTTGTGATCGCAATTTATCTTTCAAATAAATTTTGATATCCCAAATGCAAATGTTGTTGAAAAATCCCATTCAATTGCTATACTAATCCATCTAATGAAGCAATTCTTCGGTTGTTTCTTTTATCCATATACCAGATATTGTCAACCAGAATCAGATATGTTGGCATCCTTGAAAATTATGCAATATATAATCACATTAGAAAGAGATTAGAAATCCATCCATAGCAAGATTTAAACCTACACAAGCAGAGCCCAATAGATTTTGAGTCTATCTCCTTTCGTTAGAAAAGAGATTAAATTTATCTAATAAAAAGTCTAAGAGATATTGGGGACATCCATCTCCTTTTATCACTATAATCATTTATAAAAATGAGGTGATTGGGGACGGATCTAGGATTACCAATAGGGGGCGACATTACATCATTAAGTCCTAGCCTATCTATGTATAATATAAAAATGATTTTGGTCCCTTCATTGTATTGATCACCTTATATCTAAAGTTTGATCGAATTTATATTTAATTGCCCCACAATTAAAATCATGTGTTTGATGAAAATGTCTTATTTTAGCATCTTGATGGTATTataacattttattttttacaatATTTTGAACTTGAAACAAAGATTAGCAAAACtatacaaagaaaatttttgttagACTAGTAAATTTGATTCATAATATTATTGTTTTTTAATTTGTTATTataaagtatatgtagaacttTTGGCTATTTATCAACAAATTAAGTAATGATGCAAAACTTATTTggtatattactattatgacaATAATCAAAGCAAATACTTTCTACAGCTCAAACAGATATTATGAGAATATTTCATAATATTAGAGTTTTTCACGAGCAAGAATGGGTACTGGAATAGAAAGAGGCTTTCAAGATGAAGTGATTCTCAACAAATGAAGGGACaagtgaaaagaaaatttttataaagACAATTAAGGAAGTTTTCAAAAAGATAACTACCATCTTTAATTAGAGTTTTTCATGGGTTGAATAaggttatttaaattttaatttactTATTTAAGAGGTAAGGGGCTTGGAGGTGATTttacaattattattttatatcatgctcTATTAAAATCAGACAATTCAAGATGCTTACCACCTTTGGAACCAAATACAACTAGTGAAATCTTGAATCTTGAATCTTTTCCATGGTATCAATTTGTGCAAAAAAATTTCCAATCATGTTATACTAAAAAGGTCTTCTAATCCTTGTCACTATATACCAGCTGAATCATTAACAATAATCTCAAGCTATCAAATggttattataaattaaagCTAACCTCCTTTCTCTCCTGAAAATTACCTTCTCCCTTtcttcactccttttttattatgCAATAATATAAACCGGGAAAATTTCTTCTTCAAtagatattttattctttaaacttttttcagttttttatAAGAAACTATTGAGGAGGAACCATATAATATTATCTTTTCTGTGTGTTTCAAAATATACACATACATCTTATATAGGCAAGGCACCCTTCTTTAGGATTGAGGTAAAAATTAAGATGCATTTGAGACATCTCATTTAGTTCAACAATTCTCTGCCAAGGACTTGCCTTTGGTAGAGGTCTTAGATTCAAATCTTGGGCATTTCTTGAAAAAGATGTATCCAAATGAGCTAAATGATTCTCTTCTTAATTTCAATTATTGTCTCTTATAAATTTTATTGGATGTGtgcaataaaaaaaatccaagaaaCCAATATGAATAGATAACAAGTTAGGAGGCATTAAGTTGAAAGCTCATAATCCTGTATTTTGTGAACATCATTATATACAGCAGTAGAAATGCATCTTGTATGCTGTGCAAATATTATAAAAGTTGTATGTTTAGGAAAAATGAGTATTTTAAAATagcaattatatatatatatatatatatatatatatatatatatatatatatatatatatatatatatatatatatatatatatatatatatatatatatatatatatatatatatatatatatatatatatataaaataaaggaaaagcCTTTGTAAGTTTATTTAACTTTTATCACAAAATGTTGACATCAAAAAAtaatgctatttttttttcttattctgGTACATTCTTTTTATGAGAAAAGTTAGATGAAGCCAGCTAATGCATTGTGTTATTTTATGAGATGATATAATATAGACATATTTAAATCAAGTAGGAATAAGGAAATCCACTTGGATGTGGATTTTTGGAAGCATGGTCAAAAGCCAATACTAAAGTAAAGTtgcatttttcttctcttttttgaaTAATACATACATGTCAAGTAGATGTACCCATTAGCTAACAACAAACGAACCATGAATTTTCTATAAAGCTTACATTACCGCCGATGAAATAATTAAGTATTCATTATTAGAATAATATGTCTACATGAAGATACCGTCGCTGCCAAAGATGCCTCCCAAACCCTATGCTATTTTTGCTATGCATTTTGGGGCATAGGTTTTTCCTTTGTACTTCAATTATGTTTGGATAGCATTTCCATCCATGGCATCATAGAATTCTTGATTCATCAGGGCTAATTTCATATGGTTTTGGTGTAATCAATTTCAATTGGTTTAATTGGAATTTTAGTGTCTCACATTGCACATAACGAAAGGAGCCGAACCCCATCATCCATTGCTTTCAAATCCTCCAAGGACCAGTCAAAAAAGTCCACCAACCCTGGTAAACCAAGGTTTGAGACATGACCTCAACGTGCTCCAACACCAGAATCCTCCGCAAACACGCCACCGTCGGTCACGGGCGGTCCTGATATCCCGCCGTCATGCTTTAATTGCCGTGCCCCTGCAGATGTAGCGGGGAGTCCCCCCTTTGGAAGATGACGCCAGGTGATTCGTCCGATCCGGGGGAGCAGGTTTGTTAAAGCGGTGCCGGAGGAACGGGGAGAGGAGAATAGACAGCTCGTGGGTTTGAAGCCGCGCGCGGGTTGAGGCTGCCGCACGGCGCCGACAGTGGGGCCCGCCGCACCGGAACGGGACGGAGGGGATGACGTCAGGGATGATGGGATTTTAAGGGTCAGAAAGGATGACCTAGGGTTTATTATTTTACTATAAATGTTGAACTCTTTTTTAATCTTTAGTGCCTTCTTTTTTGGCCTTTCTTGGGTGCAGCTTAATCTTTAAATAGGGCGCAGCTTTAACTAGGGGTTACGTAGGAGTGGGTCCCACCCAGATCATGACGCTTGGACCCTTTGTGCTTGATTAGCGGGCAGCAGGGGTAAGAGTTATTCCTCCTCGGCTAGTTTTTTAAACCCGTTTGACATAGAAGATAAGTAGCAGTGGGATAACAGTTGTGGGCCAGTTTAGGTGAGTTGTTGGCAGTAAAATTTTTAACAATAAAGTTGTTGGAATCGCAATTTTTATAAAGGGCTATTTACTATttgataactatatttttaaaatattatattattttaatatatatttggtaAATAAATTTAGAAAGTACTTTAATGGCCATAAAACATATTACACAGTATCATACAaaagaacataataaaatataatatatattaatatataaatatatgatatagtataatattattgtaatgcaatataatattattataatatagtaatataatattgtatactatagtataataatttaatattattaaattatttaaaataacatatcacTGTATTatgatttaatataatattatattatatttatagtataatacaataataaatgtataaaatattatatttattagtgtaaattaattttttatctttCTAACAAACTTTCTAGCTAGacgataaatattatatttattttttttcttttattttatttttttctttttcttttcttcttttcttttcttctccttctcttctttcttcttctttctttccgaaGCTTCTCCCCAAACCTGCCACCAACCACCTCGCTGAATTCCACCGCCTCCTAGTTAGACTCCCCCAGCCCACCTTCATTCCCCTCCATCCCTCCGCCACCAACACcgcctccctcttcctctccctctccttacttgttgcccagagatggtcacccaagagggggtgaattgggtgttttaaaatttttagtctaattaaacaatacacacaagtgtaggtgcaagaataaaattaaagcggtaagcacaatcaatcgtaaacacagaggtttatagtggttcggagcttccactgctcctacatctactccccaaacacctttgggaattttccactataatcggcgattacagtccggtagtttttcgagtgaactatccaactcgttgttttaacccgggctaacaacgaaccctacaatcccccaatttaaactaggcttgggacgcctaacccttgttccaagtcccttgactggaacaagcacaatgtttaagagttttacaagagtttaaaagcttctatgaaagcaaataaatcaataaagaacaacaaaactggaagaaccctctttgccgttgaaagcttggatgatggtggttcttccaatgtggatcacgtcggcttgaatgcgagctttgattgccgagtgggagtgagtagatgagcacgaaatcagatgaagaaggcttgaatgcacttgatttctcctcttgaaagcaccaactcccttgagactctctctctttcttccctctTGAATGCTTTTGTGTTAGCTTGGTGAGAAGACCCTTTTCATGCACTTAAAAACTCCTTTTTATACTCctgcaagcaatagatccgttagaaacaaaaatagagccgttaggatttcaaacaaaacctgcaaaaatgtgtcagtcgcattccaggcattccggagacgtctccgcttgaacgagagacgtctcggctgcatAAAAAATCCTTCGAcaatgtcggagtcgactcggcgctttctggggacgactccgaagaagaacagcccgatttcttgtttttctgtttttctgagagagccggctcgcatgcctcgggggacgtctcgggattttttgtgctttatgcgtggggacgactccgcgacgtcggagacggctccgacgttttctcaacgaaaaacgggtcctctggaatccctgagagagtcggctccgcgtccttcggagacgactcacgCCCATCCCTTGAAAAcgacctttctgccgtctctgagagagtcgactctggaaagccgggagtcgactccgaccctacgagacgcctcggcaagtgctggggacgtctccagacgtcccagcttcttctctgcgtaccggagacgtctctggaacaagccggagacgtctcggccgcccctgatccgttttcttcatctcaaaaatcttcaataaatccaccgaaaaatacgggaacatgccttgacaatacttaacaatattcttagttaaacacctgaaatgctcaagtaatttgtcaatataaagggaattatactctagtgttttgtattcatcaaaatccattagggggtcaacaatctccccctttttgatgatgacaaaacactgagtatatgcaaaatttaaaattaaacatatccacagtatttgatcagatgtacaagtattgtgttttggttagagctagatacagtatgcataattcagTATAGTCAATTGTCAGTtctatacttatgcataagcattgatcttagtagctcttttgagcaattttggcatatcatctatcacttttagatttgaatcaagttaaagtgtaaattgatgaaatattgatgctaaagacaatcaaaagccaaatacttttgactccccctttcttttccagaaggacaattatctttaagccaatattcttcaattttatcttttcattttgttgattctaattaaactttcaagtatgagtgtgataaacataaaaaattttgcattttgcattccatattggttctactccccctttttgtcatcaacaatgaaggggacaaattagtgCCAATTTTCAGGATGCCTATTGGAATGGTTCTACTTCCTTTTTCAGATTTGCAAATAAGATTTCAGCATCCATGTTGCTTTTTAGattagaattcagcatttatttctaattaacatgaaacattcaatgatttgggaaagtgaattttactccccctttgttttggaattcatttcagaccatttaaattcaattattacaagttgtgctccccctgtttcatatgcgttgtcaagttggcaaaatagtgaaatggttgcacattgtcaagtttgaacattcAAGGTATATTATGACATTTTAACATCCATAGCACATCACAATATTCAAAAAACATACTCCAAGATtcaaaaagaaaggatatggcattcatatagcattacaacatttgatgccattacaaggattgattgcaaacacaaaagaaagagtttcatataagcctagggctttacaaaaagatgaaccctagatgtctacaaaatgtgcCTCACCGGCCAGCACCCTCAAGAGCCCCAGTAGCAGCTTCCACAAACTTATGAATTGCTAGCATTAATCTTCTAAAGTTATCTCCCTGAGACTGATTGAGCGCTTTCATTAATGCTTCAATTTCATGGGATGCTTTATCAATCCTCCCTCTAAGctgggcagccacactgcccaaATTGCCTTCAGGGCTCGTCAGCTCGATCTTGAAGACTatccgatatgatcttcaattcagcttgtatctcaattgatcttctagtttggtttgatgccacacaaaccaactcctctgaccctatagcttccatttgagttctaattgcttTCAACTCTTCCAAAAGTGCTTCATGTGAAGTACGGATAGGAGCTATCTCAGCAGAAACCACTGACCTAATTTCTTCCCTCATTTGCTGGCATACCATggatgctaaggtgtgcatctgctcatccgACAAGAGAGTCGATCCAacaactggaggaggaggcatggaagtggatggtccagccgagctggaaggtacatcaggaaaaggAAAGCTCTCCATATGATTAGTAAAGGgtatagggctatgtggaggagagaggtggacaggctcctgatgatggatctcaggctctacagtttgggattttcttttacaaaccttaacccaagacccgtctTTTTTGTAAAAATCCATCCTATGTAGTGTGCTCTCGTTATAGAAgtcagtgtttctcaagggtctctctggctcattttcagggataggaaccttaAAATGCTTGAAAAGTAGGGTAAAGACCATCCCATACGGGATGCTGAACCTGGAGTACCTATGACAGATTGaaatgtagtttaacatgagcctaggaagatttaggggaatccctaacaggatgtggtgcataatggccaaatctcgctcc encodes the following:
- the LOC103721073 gene encoding transcription factor asR4, which translates into the protein MATSDTSASPAEWAQIYGQHGLGSPATATPARLSRVSAVADSTVVTTTSSPAVAGSSGSPTSHQAIEGRVGKSARRRSRASRRAPTTLLNTDTTNFRAMVQQFTGIPSGPYSSSYQPSNRPMINFGLNFNDPRRQATVVPFGHLHQQQQQQQQQQQQQQYQRQSFQHQHQGQHYQPQQQQQQQQQQSYDGAIFDGSHDIFLQGFSNPRANMEVTDGFFLDGMSNQLMPRTNSTDSRTNGFFS